The bacterium BMS3Abin02 genome has a segment encoding these proteins:
- the rpiB_2 gene encoding ribose-5-phosphate isomerase B has product MRIAVGADHAGYLMKEHIGRMLSEAGHAVVDVGTYSEDPVDYPDYAAAVSRMVREGRADRGIVVCGSGAGAAIAANKLHGIRAALSHDTYSAHQSVEHDDANVLAMGSKVIGSALADEIVVAFINARFDGEERHVRRLNKVIALEEQG; this is encoded by the coding sequence CAGTGGGAGCAGACCACGCCGGGTACCTGATGAAGGAACACATCGGACGAATGCTCTCGGAAGCCGGGCACGCCGTGGTCGACGTCGGCACCTACTCCGAGGATCCCGTCGACTATCCCGACTACGCGGCGGCGGTGAGCCGCATGGTCCGGGAAGGACGGGCCGATCGGGGCATCGTCGTCTGCGGATCGGGCGCGGGCGCGGCGATCGCGGCGAACAAGCTGCATGGGATCAGGGCGGCGCTCTCTCACGACACGTACTCTGCCCACCAGTCCGTCGAACACGATGACGCCAACGTCCTGGCCATGGGAAGCAAGGTCATCGGATCGGCCCTCGCAGACGAGATCGTCGTGGCGTTCATCAACGCCCGTTTCGATGGTGAGGAACGGCACGTGCGCCGGCTCAACAAGGTGATCGCGCTCGAGGAGCAAGGCTAG